One genomic window of Gracilinema caldarium DSM 7334 includes the following:
- the rplM gene encoding 50S ribosomal protein L13, whose amino-acid sequence MKTVFVKPAEAERKWYVIDAEGKVLGRVAAKVASILRGKTKATFAPHQEIGDYVVVINADKVIVTGRKTTQKMYYHHTGYPGGMKSTNFESLIARHPADPLELAIKGMLPKGPLGRKLFKNVKVYAGANHPHAAQNPQVIEL is encoded by the coding sequence ATGAAGACTGTGTTCGTTAAACCCGCTGAAGCGGAGCGTAAATGGTATGTAATCGATGCGGAAGGTAAGGTTCTTGGCCGTGTAGCCGCCAAGGTAGCATCGATTCTTCGAGGTAAAACAAAAGCGACCTTTGCACCTCATCAGGAAATTGGTGATTATGTGGTAGTTATCAATGCCGATAAGGTAATCGTAACCGGCAGAAAAACCACTCAGAAGATGTACTATCACCATACTGGTTATCCTGGTGGTATGAAGTCGACCAATTTTGAGAGTTTGATTGCCCGCCATCCCGCAGATCCGCTGGAACTGGCAATTAAGGGTATGCTTCCCAAGGGCCCTCTTGGCCGGAAGCTGTTTAAAAACGTTAAGGTTTATGCGGGTGCCAATCACCCCCATGCGGCCCAGAATCCGCAGGTTATTGAACTCTAA
- the rpsI gene encoding 30S ribosomal protein S9 codes for MIKNLGIGTGRRKTAVARVFVRDGSGKIVVNGKELNQYFTLSEHALMVRQPLMVTASENKYDILINVYGGGPNGQAGACRHGLARALCQVDHTNYTSLRTNGYLTRDPRMVERKKYGQAGARRRFQFSKR; via the coding sequence GTGATTAAGAATCTCGGTATTGGAACCGGAAGAAGAAAGACCGCTGTAGCCCGGGTGTTTGTTCGGGATGGTAGCGGCAAAATTGTGGTAAATGGTAAGGAACTGAACCAATATTTCACACTCAGTGAACATGCCCTGATGGTTCGTCAACCATTAATGGTAACCGCCAGTGAAAATAAGTATGATATTTTGATTAACGTGTATGGCGGCGGCCCGAATGGTCAGGCTGGTGCATGCCGACATGGGCTTGCCCGGGCTCTGTGCCAGGTAGATCATACCAATTATACTTCCCTGCGGACTAACGGATACCTTACCCGGGATCCCCGTATGGTCGAACGAAAGAAGTACGGTCAGGCTGGTGCCCGCCGGCGCTTCCAGTTCTCCAAGCGTTAA
- a CDS encoding regulatory protein RecX: MTVTSVKPGADADLLKIGLSDGSLFFIRLSYLPQTIKGRVSLYISHSSCSNLDLTDEDYRSLSFASECVRVERKALQLINRAEQTRLGLMQKLLHKQYSEQTVKIVLDRLEALLFVDDKRFAKAWIQSRLRHSGSKSASQLVYGLLKRGVDSRIATVLVRELYPPELEKKAIQQFIEKKHLLLDHLTPFELKQILLKAQFSKRAILLYLEDR; encoded by the coding sequence ATGACGGTTACTTCCGTCAAACCAGGAGCCGATGCGGATTTACTCAAAATTGGGTTGTCTGACGGCTCTTTGTTTTTTATACGCCTTAGTTATCTTCCCCAAACGATTAAGGGCCGCGTATCGTTATACATATCCCACAGTTCTTGCAGCAACCTGGATCTCACCGATGAGGATTACCGGTCTCTCTCTTTTGCTTCTGAATGTGTACGGGTTGAACGAAAGGCCTTACAATTGATAAACCGGGCTGAACAGACCCGTTTGGGGTTGATGCAGAAGCTTTTGCACAAACAGTACTCAGAACAGACTGTTAAGATTGTGCTGGATAGGTTAGAGGCGCTTCTGTTTGTGGATGATAAACGATTTGCGAAAGCCTGGATACAAAGCCGGTTGAGACATTCAGGATCAAAAAGTGCTTCACAACTTGTTTATGGGCTTTTAAAACGTGGTGTGGATAGCCGCATTGCAACAGTACTGGTTAGAGAGCTGTATCCCCCTGAATTAGAAAAAAAAGCAATACAGCAGTTTATCGAAAAAAAGCATCTTTTACTTGATCATTTAACTCCCTTTGAACTCAAGCAGATACTGCTTAAAGCTCAATTTTCGAAAAGAGCTATTTTACTCTATTTAGAAGACCGTTAA
- a CDS encoding response regulator, which yields MAKNDRKIRIFSALEVANICGVVNQTAINWIRNGYLKAFTTPGGQYRVYAEDLKSFLDERGMRIPDELSALMQDEVEWKSVLIVDDDKDLNDLMKKYLEKKLGDYIVYQAFDGFEAGKALADYRPGFIFLDIDLPGIDGHKLCRKIKEDPTFGKPFVIAMTGLDIPEEKRAILDEGADAFFGKPLDFDQVLTTIHELSIKLTAGIHE from the coding sequence ATGGCAAAAAATGACAGAAAGATACGAATATTTTCTGCACTTGAAGTAGCAAATATTTGCGGGGTTGTCAATCAGACTGCGATAAATTGGATTCGAAATGGCTATTTAAAAGCCTTTACTACCCCTGGTGGCCAGTACCGTGTCTATGCGGAGGACCTTAAGTCCTTCCTCGATGAACGGGGAATGCGCATTCCCGATGAATTAAGTGCTCTCATGCAGGATGAGGTAGAGTGGAAATCAGTTCTTATTGTAGATGATGATAAGGACTTAAATGATTTAATGAAAAAATATCTTGAAAAAAAGCTAGGAGATTATATCGTATACCAAGCCTTTGATGGCTTTGAGGCAGGAAAGGCCCTGGCAGATTACCGTCCTGGTTTTATCTTTTTAGATATCGACTTGCCTGGAATAGATGGTCATAAACTGTGTCGGAAAATAAAGGAAGATCCCACCTTCGGAAAACCCTTTGTTATTGCCATGACTGGACTTGATATTCCCGAAGAAAAGCGTGCTATTTTAGATGAAGGAGCTGATGCGTTTTTCGGAAAACCCCTCGATTTTGATCAAGTTTTAACAACAATACATGAACTTTCTATCAAGCTTACCGCGGGTATCCATGAATAA
- a CDS encoding response regulator, with product MNNSNFVVLLVEDDDDIRLSLRDYLKAKGFTVLVSSDGVGAIKILLDAKVDVIVSDYRMDILGGDYWVRFLKTFCPNIDVIITSGYLRQEYTIPYPVLYKPFDYAEIAAMLTEIRDKKQKG from the coding sequence ATGAATAATTCAAATTTTGTAGTTCTTCTTGTTGAAGATGATGATGATATCCGCCTTTCTTTACGGGACTATCTGAAAGCAAAGGGATTTACCGTTCTTGTTTCTTCTGATGGTGTAGGGGCAATTAAAATATTACTAGATGCTAAGGTTGATGTGATTGTATCCGATTATCGTATGGATATTTTAGGTGGTGACTACTGGGTTCGGTTTCTTAAGACTTTTTGTCCAAACATCGATGTGATTATTACCTCAGGGTATCTTCGTCAGGAATATACAATCCCCTATCCGGTATTGTATAAACCCTTTGACTATGCTGAAATTGCTGCCATGCTTACGGAAATTCGAGATAAAAAGCAGAAAGGATAA
- the yccX gene encoding acylphosphatase translates to MSLDDALPKEAVLVQVYGIVQGVGFRYAAQAQARKLGVVGWVKNCHDGSVEVYAEGNPAKLSKLISWLHHGPPAATVDRVQLTRVRPIGSFHRFSIEY, encoded by the coding sequence GTGTCTTTGGATGATGCGCTTCCTAAAGAAGCTGTTCTGGTCCAGGTATATGGTATTGTCCAGGGGGTTGGTTTCCGTTATGCAGCCCAGGCTCAAGCTCGAAAATTGGGTGTTGTTGGATGGGTCAAAAATTGCCATGATGGATCTGTAGAGGTCTATGCAGAAGGAAATCCTGCAAAGCTTTCGAAATTAATATCCTGGTTGCATCATGGTCCCCCTGCTGCAACGGTCGACCGTGTACAACTAACACGGGTTCGTCCTATAGGGAGTTTTCACCGCTTTTCTATTGAATACTGA
- a CDS encoding S-ribosylhomocysteine lyase, whose translation MKKIASFTVDHIRMKRGIFVSRKDRFGNTVLTTFDIRMKEPNREPVLDVPTSHTIEHLGATFLRSHPQWGSRIVYFGPMGCRTGFYVILEGNLSSLDVLSVITEMYQWIASYVDEIPGASAAECGNWRDHNLDMARWEALRFLDVLKHPLSENLEYPS comes from the coding sequence ATGAAAAAAATAGCCAGCTTTACCGTAGATCATATCCGTATGAAACGGGGTATCTTTGTATCCCGGAAAGATCGCTTCGGTAACACAGTTCTCACCACCTTTGACATTCGTATGAAAGAACCCAACCGTGAACCCGTATTAGATGTCCCCACATCCCACACTATAGAACACTTGGGCGCCACCTTTCTTCGATCCCATCCCCAATGGGGAAGCCGGATTGTTTATTTTGGCCCCATGGGCTGCAGAACCGGCTTCTATGTCATCCTCGAAGGGAATCTTTCATCCCTCGATGTCTTGTCTGTCATAACCGAGATGTACCAATGGATTGCGTCATATGTTGATGAAATTCCGGGGGCGTCGGCGGCTGAATGTGGCAACTGGCGAGACCATAATCTGGATATGGCACGGTGGGAGGCGCTCCGTTTCCTGGATGTGCTCAAACATCCCTTATCGGAAAACCTAGAGTACCCGTCATAA
- a CDS encoding 5'-methylthioadenosine/adenosylhomocysteine nucleosidase produces MIGIIGAMEAEVEILSSALNIIQKKTIGPFTYYQGILANKDVVLLQCGIGKVQAAIGCALMLQSFQPTALINTGSAGGIAPNLHFGDVVISEGLMYHDVDVTAFGYLPGQIPGQPQIFTTDKTLQMLAEKAIVSLKQTRKLPSSLNYEKGIISSGDIFMHEQQKIEQMRKTFPHVKAVEMEGAAIAHCCTLFHVPFLVLRSLSDIAGQESPMKFDEFLPLAARNSSEIVMELVQNL; encoded by the coding sequence ATGATTGGAATAATTGGTGCCATGGAAGCAGAAGTAGAAATCCTTAGTTCAGCTCTGAATATAATACAGAAAAAAACAATAGGACCATTTACCTACTACCAAGGAATCCTGGCTAACAAAGATGTAGTATTACTCCAATGTGGTATCGGCAAAGTCCAGGCCGCCATTGGCTGTGCTCTTATGCTGCAATCGTTCCAACCCACAGCCCTCATCAACACAGGTTCCGCAGGGGGGATAGCTCCAAACCTGCATTTCGGCGATGTAGTCATTTCTGAAGGACTCATGTATCACGATGTGGATGTAACCGCCTTTGGCTACCTGCCCGGTCAAATACCAGGCCAACCCCAGATTTTCACTACAGACAAAACACTGCAAATGCTGGCTGAAAAAGCCATAGTAAGCCTGAAACAAACGAGAAAACTCCCATCATCACTGAACTATGAAAAGGGTATTATCAGTTCAGGAGATATCTTCATGCATGAACAACAAAAAATCGAGCAAATGCGAAAAACCTTTCCTCACGTTAAGGCTGTAGAAATGGAAGGCGCCGCTATTGCTCATTGTTGTACCCTGTTTCATGTCCCCTTTCTAGTCCTCAGATCTCTCTCAGACATAGCAGGCCAGGAATCTCCCATGAAATTCGATGAGTTTCTTCCCCTTGCAGCTCGGAATTCTAGTGAAATTGTCATGGAACTTGTACAGAACCTATAA
- a CDS encoding ATP-binding protein produces the protein MHQLIIRKLIVDENNELFDAQGMRYVEFPSDYHRIREYTAFILQNCPEEFKEGNLLEQQLSEIIKNGIKHGNKKDPSKKLKVWYDLRKRVRFIVEDEGEGFTNLEAWNEYYRKRQEALYREDFDTFLSMANYRGPHSDADDGGNSLIAALEYWNGGMIYNNKKNKVGVVRWFTNGAQISGPI, from the coding sequence ATGCATCAACTAATTATACGAAAACTCATTGTAGATGAAAACAACGAGCTTTTTGACGCTCAGGGCATGCGCTATGTTGAATTTCCCAGTGACTACCATCGTATTCGTGAGTATACCGCATTCATCCTGCAAAATTGTCCAGAAGAATTTAAAGAAGGGAATTTATTAGAACAACAACTATCAGAAATCATTAAAAATGGCATAAAACATGGCAATAAAAAGGACCCTTCAAAGAAACTTAAGGTTTGGTATGACCTGCGGAAGCGGGTTCGTTTCATCGTGGAAGATGAAGGAGAAGGTTTCACCAATCTGGAAGCATGGAACGAATATTATCGGAAACGCCAAGAAGCTCTCTATCGGGAGGATTTTGATACATTTCTCAGTATGGCAAACTATCGAGGTCCCCATAGTGATGCAGATGATGGCGGAAACAGCCTTATTGCAGCTCTGGAATATTGGAATGGAGGTATGATTTATAATAATAAGAAAAATAAGGTTGGTGTAGTTCGCTGGTTTACCAATGGGGCCCAGATTAGCGGCCCTATATGA
- a CDS encoding STAS domain-containing protein, which yields MEMIDMNNPNYGWYALEISGDLDLYSAPELLSKTLQILQQPLNRFHIDFSRVSYLDSSGVGTIIKTLQAAKAKGITMTFSGIQGTPRKVLSMANILPILTETNPPY from the coding sequence ATGGAAATGATAGATATGAACAATCCTAATTATGGCTGGTATGCGTTAGAAATCAGCGGAGATCTAGACTTGTACTCCGCACCGGAACTGCTGTCAAAGACATTGCAGATTTTACAGCAGCCACTTAATCGCTTTCATATAGACTTTTCGAGGGTGAGCTATTTGGACAGCTCAGGGGTAGGAACTATCATTAAAACACTCCAAGCTGCCAAAGCTAAGGGAATTACCATGACCTTCTCAGGCATACAGGGAACTCCAAGAAAGGTACTTTCAATGGCAAACATACTCCCCATCCTCACGGAAACCAATCCACCATATTAA